Genomic DNA from Alistipes indistinctus YIT 12060:
GCAGGCCGAGATCACTTCCGACGGGACAGTAGTAGCCGCCACGACATCCGGATCCTGGAGCAAAGAGGGCAAACCGTTCGAAGGGGCCGTGCTGGGACAGCGTTTAGAAGAGGCACCCAAATTCAGCTACCAACGCACTCATCGTGAGCTTTACAAACTCACCCCGGATTACAATTCCTGGCTGACCGATCCCGCATCGCCATTGTTCAAGCCGGCCGCTTTGGAGCAGACCGACCACAAGAACCTGATCGCCCGGCGGGTGAAATACCCTGATTACACGATCCGCCGCTACACGGAAAGCCTTCCGAACAATGTCTACAAATTCGAATGCAACTCCACAGGCTTTATCGGGGCTAAATTCGATGTCCGCACCCCTTCGAAAATCGTTTTCCTGTGGGATGAACTGCTGACCAACGGGGGAATCAAACGGCGCATGTCGTTCGACGGACGGATGGAGTACGAACTGGCACCGGGCACATACGAACTCGAATCGTTCGAACCCTACACGCTCCAATACCTGCAAGTAATCGTCGAAAAAGGCGATTGCAAGGTGAGCGATTTTTACATCCGCCAGTATGTGAATTCGGATGTTGCGCGCGCCTCGTTCTCGTGCGACAACGGAGGAATCAACAAAATTTACAAAGCGGCCGTGGAGACTTACAAGCAAAATGCCTTGGACATTTTCATGGACTGTCCGTCCCGAGAGCGAGCCGGATGGCTGTGCGATAGTTATTTCACGGCGCGAGTCGCTTTCGATCTTTCGGGCAACCACTTGATCGAAACCAATTTCCTCGAGAATTACCTGCTTCCGGAGAAATTCATGAACATCCCGCAGGGAATGCTCCCGATGTGCTATCCTTCGGATCACGTCAACGGCAATTTCATCCCCAACTGGGCCATGTGGTTCGTGATCGAACTGGAAGAGTACCTCGCACGCAGCAACGACCGGCAAATGATCAAAGCACTCGAACCGAAGGTAAACGCACTGCTCGACTATTTCGCCCGATACGAGAACGAGGACGAGCTGCTCGAGAACCTGGAAAAGTGGGTTTTCGTCGAATGGTCGAAAGCGAACGATTTCGTCCAGGATGTCAACTATCCCACCAACATGCTCTATGCAAGAATGCTGGAAGTAGCCGGAAAACTCTACAACCGTCCCGATCTGCAGCAAAAAGCACAGCGAATCCATGAGACGATCCGCAAACAGGCTTTCGACGGCACCTTCTTCATCGACAACGCGGTCCGGGTCGACGGCGATCTGGTCCCGCAGCCGAAAAACCGTACCGAAACCTGCCAATACTATGCATTCTTCCTCGGCACGGCCTCTCCGGAACGTTATCCGAAGCTGTGGAATATCCTTTGCTCCGACTTTGGCCCGCAACGCAAACAAACCGGGGCATATTCCGAAATTTATCCGGCGAATGCTTTCATCGGCACTTATCTACGGATGGAGATACTCTCCCGTTACGGCTTGGTAAAGCAATTGCTCAACGAATCGGTCGACCAATACCTCTACATGGCCGACCAGACCGGTACGCTGTGGGAAAACCTGACGCCCACGGCCAGCTGCAACCACGGTTTTGCAGCGCACATCGCGCATGTATTCTACCGCGACCTGCTGGGTCTGGCCAAAATCGATCCGATCCACAAACGCCTGAATATCGTATTCAATGATTCGGACCTGAAACAATGCAGCGGCACCGTACCCGTCGGCGACGAGGAGATCTCCCTCTCCTGGGAAAAGAAAGGGAAACGGCTCTATTACACGCTCGACACACCGGCCGGATACGAAATATCCATAGAAAACAAAACCGCACTCAAACCCATTGCACAGTGACAGGGAAATAATCCGTCCGAGTTCAGGCTCGGACAGATTGTCCAATGATTATTCCTGCAATCCCTACAAATAGGAGCTAATAACGAAAAACGGGCTGCATCGGATGCATGCAGCCCGTTTTATTATTCCCTGGCCAAAGGTGACCTTCGGCAAAACACCAGGACGACTTTACAGATACGACGTTAGCCGATATTTTTAACCGCAAATTTTATCCCGGATACAAAACGGTCACATTGCGAATATTACCGGATTCCGCAATGTTCCTTCAGCCATTTGTTACTGGCTTTAGCCTGTTCGGGATAGATCCAGTGGCCGGAATCGAGGTAGAGATGCAACTCCTTCGGTGCGGGAATAACATTGTACGCGGCATACATCGAGGTCGGCGGACATACCACGTCGTTATATCCCCACGTAAACCAGCCCGGCACTTTCACGCGCTTTGCAAAATTAACCACGTCATAGTAAGAGAGCGCCTCAACCTCTCCGGGTTTAGGCTGCTTTTCACGGAAATAGTGCGGCCATCCGCCGGCGCGGTGGTTCAGATAACCGGCAAAGTCACACAATGCCGGATGGTTGAGGGCCATAAACCGAATCCGGGGATCGAGCGCAGTCGTTACGATCGACAGTGCCCCTCCCTGGCTGCCTCCGGTTACACCTATGGTCTTACCGTCGAACTCGGGCAGCGAACAGAGAAAATCCACCGCACGGACACATCCGGTATAAACCCGCTTGTAATAGTGTTCATCCCGGTCATTCATGCTATAACGCCAATATCCGCTCAGCGCCGCACTGCCCAGATCGCGGTACACTCCGTCAGGCATATCCACAGGTACGCCGTGAATCCCGATCTGCAAAGTAATGATGCTGTCCCCGAGATTGAAACCCTGGCGTCCGCGGACACCGGCACCCGGCACCCACAGTACGGCAGGATATTTCCCTTCTTTCTTCGGCATCATCAGGATGCCATAGATCCGCGAACCGGGACGTTCGTTCTGAAAACTGACCTGATAAACATTCTGAGTCGGCGTGCAACGCTCCGGCAATAATGTCACAATCGGATCGAGCGGAGTTTTACGGGCCTGAGCGAGTGCATCGGTCCAAAAAGCGTCGAAATCGGCAGGTTCGGGCGATGTCGGACGGATCTGATCTTCGCTGAACGCCACCGTCGCCAAACCCTCGTAGGTATAACCGTCTTTTTTTGCCACCACGCGGCAACGTGCGAATCCCGGCTCGGTCATCTTCGCCTTCAGCGTCATTTTGCCGTCTTTGAGCACGACTCCTTCTTTCTTAACAGTAGGAAAAAATTCAGGCCCCACTTCGTAATCCACCGTTATCCCTTTAACAGGATTGGCCGCTTCAAGCACCTGTACCGTAAAAACGGCTTCATCGCCCACTTTATACTTCCAATCGGGGCGGTCGGGCGATACCACCACGTTAACCAGTTTCTGCGACGGCTGGGCAACTGCGGGAATATTGATTCCCAACGCACACACCAACAGACACAGCGAACACAACAACACTTTTTTCATATTCATTCGTAGGTTTTGATTCGATCTTACGAAGTTACAAAAAAGAGCATGTTATTCGTACACCTGATATCAAAAATCCGATTTTGACCTTTGGCTGGAGGGTTTATAAAATGGAGTGGAGGCAATCAACCAGGCTTTCACCTTATCACAAATCTCCTCCGACCAGCCGATCGAGTAAAAGCTGTGATTCGCGTCAGACACCACAACATATTTAATAAAGTCCCCTCACAGAAATTTTCGTATTCCAAATCCCGGAACTCTCATATTTACAACAATATTTTATTGTATTTATATTGCAATAAATATAAACGAAAGTCCTTCCGTTAAGTTTTATCCACGAAAAGCAGGGTTTTTACATGCAATTTATTACCGATATCGACCAGATCGATCACATCCTGAACATTCAGGGACTTATCGGCCTGCAACAGTACGACATATTCGACGGCCTTGCCGTCCGGGGTCGTGTTGTTTTTAAGAATCGCCGAAAGCCGGGATTCGATCTCTCCGAATCCGACCTTCTGGTCATCGATATAATATTGCCGGTCGCCGGTAACGACCAGCATGATGTTTTTCTTGACAGCTACCTGTTCCGCCGTGCTCGAATGCGGCAGCAGCACCTTCAATGCCATCGGCGTGACCATCGTGGAGATGATCAGGAAAAACAGCAGCAGGAAAAACATGATGTCGTTGAGCGAAGCGGTATACACCTCCGCAATACCCGTTTTGCGCCTCTCGATTTTCATCGCCTTACGAGCTATAACCGTTGAACACCCCCGAACGGCTGACCGACCGGATAGCCTTCAATCCCTCGTTCACCGTCACATCCATCTGCAACACGACCTTGTCGATCCTGCCGTTCAGCAATGAATAGCCGCTGTAGGCAATAATACCTACCAGCAGGCCGGTCCCCGAGCAGATCATCTTCTCATACAATCCGTTCGAAATGGTCGAGATGTCCAACTGGCCGGAAAGCGAAATATCGTAAAAGATACGGATCACCCCGAAAATCGTCCCGAGGAATCCCAGCATCGGTGCTACCGACGCGGTAATCGCCAGGTAATTCAACCCCTTTTCGAGCCGGGCAATCTGCATGCGGGACTCCACCTGCATCGATTCTTCCACATCCTGCATCGACCCGTTATCGTCTTTCAGACCCGCCGCAATCACGTTGAAAGCGGGATTGTTCCTTTCACCGGCAAATTTCACGGCCTTATCCGTATCTCCTTCGTAAATCAGGCGCAACAGATAGGCCAGCGCCCGGTTATCGCTCTTGTCCAGTTTCCGGAGAAAATGCCACTTGTCGGCAATGAGGAATATGGCGAGCCCCGCCAACAAGAAAATCGGGATCAGGATCACGCCGCCTTTGGCCATCAGGCTGAAATAGCTTTCGCCGTGTGCGGCGACAGGATCGGTCCCAACCGCTGGGGCAGCTTGCAACAACATGGAGAACAACCACATAATCAGTAAAATTTCATAAAGTTTTGCAAACAGGCAAATCCGGCACTGCAACTGAATGTCGACAAAGTTAACTGTGCAACGGTCATTTATAATGCCATAACCAAAACTTCACGATAATTTAAAATTGCGTAGTATCCCCCCGGCGGTGCACACCGTACTTTCGCCTGTAGGCGGAAGGGGTCATCTGCTTAAACTTGCAGAAGACCCGCGAAAGGTTCTTGCAGTCGTCGAAACCGCAGGAAAAGGCGATATCCTTCACGGCGCGGCGCGTCGAAATCAACTGCCGTGCGAAATGGTCGATCCGGTAACGCTGGATGAATTGATACAGGGTCAGACCGGTATTTTGCTTGAAACGTTTTTCGAGAATGCGCCGCGAGAGCGGAATCCGCTCCAACAGGTCGTTCACAGACAAACGCGTAGCATAATTCTGTTCGATATAAGCCACTGTTTGCAAGATATAGGGATCCTCGATCACATACTTCTGCGTGGATTGGCGTTCGACCACCTGCAATGCTCCGACCGAAATGTTATAAGGAGCTTCGATCCGCTTGCGGATCAATTGATGGAGCGTATGTCCCGCCATGTAGCCCCCGTTTTCGACATCGAGCATGATCGAAGAGAGTTGCGGGGAAGCGATATTGCACAGCAGTTCGTCGTTATCGACCCCGAGAATCGACACCTCTTCGGGAACCCGGATGCTGAAAATCTGGCAGGTTTCGGAGACCTGCAGCGCAAATTGGTCGTCACAGGCAAACAAACCCACCGGTTTCGGCAACGAAAGCAGCCACTGTCCCAATGACTCGAGATCATAATTCCACGCCTCGCGCATCGGCGAACTTTCGAGGAACTGATAGGCCCTGTAACCGCGCTGCTCCAGTTCGAGCCGGAACCCTTCGCCGCGCTCCCGCGCCCAGACCGTATCCGTAATTCCGTAATAGGCAAAATTATAGTAACCCTTACGCAGAAAGAAATCGGCGGCAATGCGTCCCGTCCCGATATAATCGCCCGTCAGGTTGCAAACGCCGGAGATACGGTCCTGGTAGTTTTGCACGATGATGGGAATCTTCAGGTCCCTCAGCAACTTGATATCCACATCCCCGAGTTGCGCGACGATTGCGTCTGCACCCCATTTTTTCGCCCACTCGACCACGCCTTTGTCGCCATGCAGCATCCGGTAGGAAAGCGGCATGCGGTAAAAAGTCCAACCCCCGACCTGCTGCGAATAGCGGACAATGCCCCGAAGCAGGTTACGGCCATAGCCGCTCGAAAAATCAGTAAGGACCAGGACCCGGATCATCGGCTATCTACAAATAAGGAATGACATACTCTTGGGGGAATTCGACGATCCGGTGCTCCTCCATGGCCTGCAGGCCGAGCAGGGCCAGTACGGCTGCATAATAAGACTCTTCGACAAGGTTCGGCGCCTGCTTGCCGGTAATGACCGAACGGCAGTAGGCCGCGATCATTTCTTCCGACCCGTCCCCCGAAGCGCCGACCATGCTCGCCCCGTTATGCACTGCCGCAGACGAAACGATCGGTTCACCCGGATCATTCGAGCCGAGTTCGGGTGCCCAACTCGTCCCCGCAAAAACGGAATTGTCGAACACTCCCTGCTCGATCTGACCGATCAGTTGGCGGATCCCTGTTTTCGGACGGGGCTCCTCGTGATAGAGGCGGTCGCGGGAGAGTTCGAGCGTTCCTTTCGAGCCGAGCACCTGCTCGTCCATCCCGTAACGTTTGTTCGCAATCACCGAATCGAAACTCATCTTCACCCCGTTGGGATAATGGTAAATGGTCGACACGCTGTCGTATACGTCGCGGCCGTCCTTCCAATAGACGATATCGCCGCTGCCGGTAATGTAATCGGGCAGCGAACGCAGAATCCACGTGCCGTTCTGCAAGTGGTGGCATCCCAACTCGGTCATCAATCCGCACGACGTGTCGCGGTAGAGCCGCCAGTTGATCAGCCGCTCGAACTCAGGAGACGGAACCGGACGCCGCCAGTCGTTATTGCGGAACCAGAAGTTACGCAGCGCGACGATCTGGCCGATCTCGCCCGAATTGATCAACTCCACGGCCCGGATATATTTTTTATCGAACAGGCGCTGCTGGCCGATATAGAGCACCTTACCGGTCTCCTTCCAAACATCGTACATCTGCTTGCATTCGTCGACCGTATAGGCCATCGCCTTTTCGCAGAAAACATGCTTGCCGGCGCGCAGTCCCGCAATCGACAGCGGAGCATGCGACGACAACGGCACCGCGATCACGAGGCCCTGTACATTCGTATCTTTGAGCAGTTCGTCGAAATCGGAATAGCATTTGGCACCGGGGCAGAGCGCCGCGGCTTCAGCCAGGTGGGGCGGATAGATATCGCACAGCGCGACGATCTCGGCTTCCGGCGTGTTCAGCAGGTTCTGTATATGGTATTGGCCGCGCGAACCGGTACCGACAATGGCCAACCGCGCCTTTTCACCCGCCACCTCGCGGCGCGCTTCGTCGCTGCACGACTGCAACCACGGAAACATCGCCAGCAGCACGCCGCTACCGCCGACCAGCCCCAACTCTTTGAGAAACCCTCTTCTGTCCATAAATTTTTCTGACTGAAAATCTGTTACAGGCCGCCTCCCGCGCTGTGCGGTCACGGCCGTCTATACTCCGAACGGTTCGCTTATCATGTAATTTCCGTTACGGTAACCGTACCGTCACGATCGCACCCGATCCGCACGGCACGGTAATCCGTGTAATTCTCCATAATACCGCTCCATTTCGTTTCGGGAGCCGCGAACAGGGCTGTCGAAAGCACCTCGGCCACCAACGGCGAACGCCCCTGCACAGCGACGAAACCATCCCGCGCTACATACCCCCCGCTTCCCGGGTCAATAATGTGCCGCGGATGCTCGGGCGTATGTCCCGATATGGAAAGCGCCCCGTCCCGCAACTTAAAGCCATACGCCTCTTCACCATCCCGGAACGGATTTGCCAACCCGACCGGCCAATGGTCTCCGAACGGATGCACCCCCAGGGCCAGGACCGAACTGTTCCCAAAATTGACCAAAGCCGATCCGACCGTCTCTTTGACCAACAATTGTTTGATCCGTTCCAACGCATACCCTTTCGCAAAACCGCCGAAATCCAACGTCACGCCTGTTCCGGTAAATCGCACAGCATGACGCGAAGGCTGTAACAGATACGCTTCGCCGAAGGGACGTTCCTCCGACTGCACGGCGATATCGAAGCTGCCGCAGGTAGAACGGTTGAACACACGACACATCTCCAAAGCCCCGTAAAGTTCGTCATCGACAGTCGTTTCCCCGCAGGCAGCACTTCGATTCATCCTGCTCACCCCGCTCTGCGGATCGAAACGGTTAAATTTCGACTCCAGCACACCGGCCCGCTCATAAATCCTTCGGATCAGCTCCTCGGCCGCAGGACGTGCGATTCCAGCGATTAAAACTTCACAGAGCGTATGCATGGCCCGGAACGATCCGTACGCCACAGGCATATCGCGATTGGCCGTACTATATTCGAATGTCAGCACCCTGCCGCTTCCCTGTTTACGCTGTTACCTGGTATGACTACCTGTCATTTTAGCCGACCTGCACTTGCGGCAAGCCAACCTCTTCACGCCCCACACGACCAACCGCACTCCGGCGACAACGACATAAAGCAGGACCGATAAAACAACGACATAGCCGATCTGTGTGAACAATTCGACCCAATGGGTCCCGAACCAAAGAATCGCTCCGGCATTGACCAGTATCGCGGCGACAAAGCACACCGCCCATATTTTCAACTCCCGGCGCTTGAAAGCTGCCGTAATAACCGTATCGTTCATCTTTTTTGTTGCGCCATCGCATGCGCTTTGGTAGTGATGTAATATTTTGCCAATATGGCATCCCGTTCCCATTGGGGCATTCCCTGAACCAGATAA
This window encodes:
- a CDS encoding alpha-L-rhamnosidase-related protein; translated protein: MNRLIRTGILAALGALACIQLYAQPASFQRAVPVWVNGQQNTPNLTASFRVCIPWNGQSQTQLRLAAHSDYRAYVNGVFLGHGPCVAGKGFYRIDEYDLNPYLKSGDNLIALEVAGYNIPNFYIMNAPSFLQAEITSDGTVVAATTSGSWSKEGKPFEGAVLGQRLEEAPKFSYQRTHRELYKLTPDYNSWLTDPASPLFKPAALEQTDHKNLIARRVKYPDYTIRRYTESLPNNVYKFECNSTGFIGAKFDVRTPSKIVFLWDELLTNGGIKRRMSFDGRMEYELAPGTYELESFEPYTLQYLQVIVEKGDCKVSDFYIRQYVNSDVARASFSCDNGGINKIYKAAVETYKQNALDIFMDCPSRERAGWLCDSYFTARVAFDLSGNHLIETNFLENYLLPEKFMNIPQGMLPMCYPSDHVNGNFIPNWAMWFVIELEEYLARSNDRQMIKALEPKVNALLDYFARYENEDELLENLEKWVFVEWSKANDFVQDVNYPTNMLYARMLEVAGKLYNRPDLQQKAQRIHETIRKQAFDGTFFIDNAVRVDGDLVPQPKNRTETCQYYAFFLGTASPERYPKLWNILCSDFGPQRKQTGAYSEIYPANAFIGTYLRMEILSRYGLVKQLLNESVDQYLYMADQTGTLWENLTPTASCNHGFAAHIAHVFYRDLLGLAKIDPIHKRLNIVFNDSDLKQCSGTVPVGDEEISLSWEKKGKRLYYTLDTPAGYEISIENKTALKPIAQ
- a CDS encoding acetylxylan esterase, producing the protein MKKVLLCSLCLLVCALGINIPAVAQPSQKLVNVVVSPDRPDWKYKVGDEAVFTVQVLEAANPVKGITVDYEVGPEFFPTVKKEGVVLKDGKMTLKAKMTEPGFARCRVVAKKDGYTYEGLATVAFSEDQIRPTSPEPADFDAFWTDALAQARKTPLDPIVTLLPERCTPTQNVYQVSFQNERPGSRIYGILMMPKKEGKYPAVLWVPGAGVRGRQGFNLGDSIITLQIGIHGVPVDMPDGVYRDLGSAALSGYWRYSMNDRDEHYYKRVYTGCVRAVDFLCSLPEFDGKTIGVTGGSQGGALSIVTTALDPRIRFMALNHPALCDFAGYLNHRAGGWPHYFREKQPKPGEVEALSYYDVVNFAKRVKVPGWFTWGYNDVVCPPTSMYAAYNVIPAPKELHLYLDSGHWIYPEQAKASNKWLKEHCGIR
- a CDS encoding ExbD/TolR family protein, whose protein sequence is MKIERRKTGIAEVYTASLNDIMFFLLLFFLIISTMVTPMALKVLLPHSSTAEQVAVKKNIMLVVTGDRQYYIDDQKVGFGEIESRLSAILKNNTTPDGKAVEYVVLLQADKSLNVQDVIDLVDIGNKLHVKTLLFVDKT
- a CDS encoding MotA/TolQ/ExbB proton channel family protein, yielding MWLFSMLLQAAPAVGTDPVAAHGESYFSLMAKGGVILIPIFLLAGLAIFLIADKWHFLRKLDKSDNRALAYLLRLIYEGDTDKAVKFAGERNNPAFNVIAAGLKDDNGSMQDVEESMQVESRMQIARLEKGLNYLAITASVAPMLGFLGTIFGVIRIFYDISLSGQLDISTISNGLYEKMICSGTGLLVGIIAYSGYSLLNGRIDKVVLQMDVTVNEGLKAIRSVSRSGVFNGYSS
- a CDS encoding AraC family transcriptional regulator, coding for MIRVLVLTDFSSGYGRNLLRGIVRYSQQVGGWTFYRMPLSYRMLHGDKGVVEWAKKWGADAIVAQLGDVDIKLLRDLKIPIIVQNYQDRISGVCNLTGDYIGTGRIAADFFLRKGYYNFAYYGITDTVWARERGEGFRLELEQRGYRAYQFLESSPMREAWNYDLESLGQWLLSLPKPVGLFACDDQFALQVSETCQIFSIRVPEEVSILGVDNDELLCNIASPQLSSIMLDVENGGYMAGHTLHQLIRKRIEAPYNISVGALQVVERQSTQKYVIEDPYILQTVAYIEQNYATRLSVNDLLERIPLSRRILEKRFKQNTGLTLYQFIQRYRIDHFARQLISTRRAVKDIAFSCGFDDCKNLSRVFCKFKQMTPSAYRRKYGVHRRGDTTQF
- a CDS encoding Gfo/Idh/MocA family protein: MDRRGFLKELGLVGGSGVLLAMFPWLQSCSDEARREVAGEKARLAIVGTGSRGQYHIQNLLNTPEAEIVALCDIYPPHLAEAAALCPGAKCYSDFDELLKDTNVQGLVIAVPLSSHAPLSIAGLRAGKHVFCEKAMAYTVDECKQMYDVWKETGKVLYIGQQRLFDKKYIRAVELINSGEIGQIVALRNFWFRNNDWRRPVPSPEFERLINWRLYRDTSCGLMTELGCHHLQNGTWILRSLPDYITGSGDIVYWKDGRDVYDSVSTIYHYPNGVKMSFDSVIANKRYGMDEQVLGSKGTLELSRDRLYHEEPRPKTGIRQLIGQIEQGVFDNSVFAGTSWAPELGSNDPGEPIVSSAAVHNGASMVGASGDGSEEMIAAYCRSVITGKQAPNLVEESYYAAVLALLGLQAMEEHRIVEFPQEYVIPYL
- a CDS encoding FAD:protein FMN transferase, with the translated sequence MLTFEYSTANRDMPVAYGSFRAMHTLCEVLIAGIARPAAEELIRRIYERAGVLESKFNRFDPQSGVSRMNRSAACGETTVDDELYGALEMCRVFNRSTCGSFDIAVQSEERPFGEAYLLQPSRHAVRFTGTGVTLDFGGFAKGYALERIKQLLVKETVGSALVNFGNSSVLALGVHPFGDHWPVGLANPFRDGEEAYGFKLRDGALSISGHTPEHPRHIIDPGSGGYVARDGFVAVQGRSPLVAEVLSTALFAAPETKWSGIMENYTDYRAVRIGCDRDGTVTVTEIT